One Vanessa atalanta chromosome 8, ilVanAtal1.2, whole genome shotgun sequence genomic window carries:
- the LOC125065594 gene encoding N-sulphoglucosamine sulphohydrolase, with protein sequence MAGSPGAVIAILLCIISAETVLSNKARNVLVLLADDGGFELGVYRNKICQTPNIDALARRSLIFNNAFSSVSSCSPSRAALLTGTPSHQNGMYGLHHGVHHFNSFDNVTSLPKILRENGIYTGIIGKKHVGPQSVYQFDFEQTEENNHINQVGRNITHMKLLARKFLEEANKQNKPFFLYVGFHDPHRCGHSEPQWGPFCERFGSGEPGAGLIPDWKPWYYQWDEVQLPYHVQDTEAARRDIAAQYTTMSRLDQGVALMLKEIETAGHKDDTLVVYTSDNGIPFPSGRTNFYDPGLREPLIISSPEPNARKNEVSGAMVSLLDIMPTVLDWFGIKREQEMSNDIWGDDQPKSLLPVLEKEPPHSDKEAIFASQTHHEITMYYPMRAVRTRRYKLIHNLNYGMPFPIDQDLYVSPTFQDILNRTRSKQQLPWYKTLKQYYYRSQWELYDLKSDPEEINNLHGKPSLEEVESTLRERLHEWQRSTRDPWLCSPDAVLERDDSSAVCRSLDNGLSHYHPR encoded by the exons ATGGCAGGTTCACCGGGCGCTGTTATCGcaatattgttatgtataataTCTGCCGAAACAGTGTTATCTAATAAAGCCCGTAATGTTCTCGTATTACTCG cggATGATGGAGGATTCGAACTCGGTGTGTATCGAAATAAGATTTGCCAAACACCAAACATAGATGCACTAGCGCGACGCAGCCTCATCTTTAATAATGCTTTTTCTTCCGTTAGCAGTTGCTCGCCCag TCGAGCTGCACTTTTAACTGGTACGCCAAGTCATCAAAATGGCATGTACGGGTTGCATCATGGAGTACATCATTTCAATTCCTTCGATAATGTTACAAGTTTGCCAAAAATATTGCGGGAAAATGGAATCTACacag GTATAATTGGTAAGAAGCATGTTGGGCCCCAGAGTGTATATCAATTTGACTTCGAGCAGACGGAAGAAAACAACCACATCAATCAAGTAGGCCGTAACATTACGCATATGAAACTGCTCGCAAGAAAATTCCTCGAAGAAGCCAATAAGCAaaacaa GCCCTTCTTCCTGTACGTTGGATTCCATGATCCGCATCGCTGTGGACATAGCGAGCCTCAGTGGGGACCTTTCTGCGAACGATTCGGCTCGGGTGAGCCTGGCGCTGGACTGATCCCAGACTGGAAGCCCTGGTACTACCAGTGGGATGAGGTGCAGCTGCCGTACCATGTTCAA gATACTGAAGCTGCGCGAAGGGATATTGCAGCACAGTACACAACTATGTCAAGACTTGATCAAG GTGTTGCTCTCATGCTCAAAGAAATAGAAACAGCGGGACACAAGGACGACACACTGGTCGTGTATACATCTGATAATGGAATTCCCTTCCCATCCGGTCGAACAAACTTCTATGACCCCGGCCTTCGAGAACCTCTAATTATTTCGTCACCTGAACCTAATGCTAGGAAAAATGAAGTGTCTGGTGCTATGGTCAGCTTGCTGGACATCATGCCCACTGTGCTGGACTGGTTTGGAATTAAAAGAGAACAGGAAATGAGCAATGACATATGGGGTGATGACCAGCCAAAAAGCTTACTGCCGGTCTTAGAAAAGG AGCCGCCACATTCAGATAAAGAAGCAATATTTGCATCACAAACACATCACGAGATTACCATGTACTATCCGATGCGAGCCGTGCGCACGCGTCGTTACAAACTTATTCATAATCTGAACTACGGAATGCCCTTCCCAATAGATCAAGATTTATATGTCTCCCCTACTTTCCAG GATATCCTTAATCGTACCCGCAGTAAGCAGCAGCTGCCGTGGTACAAAACGCTCAAGCAGTATTACTACCGATCACAGTGGGAACTATATGATTTGAAAAGTGATCCCGAGGAGATCAATAATTTACATG GTAAACCGTCACTGGAGGAAGTCGAATCAACTTTGCGCGAACGTCTTCACGAATGGCAGCGCTCCACTCGCGACCCGTGGCTGTGCTCGCCCGACGCCGTGCTGGAgcgcgacgacagcagcgccgtgTGCCGCTCGCTCGACAACGGCCTCTCGCACTACCATCCGAGGTAG
- the LOC125065793 gene encoding uncharacterized protein LOC125065793 has product MAASVDEVEVIIIKPDKMSNSWTGTLKICAMIVFVFALYTYLHIYIRGLIIKSKQLDRIGMLTVKADNMMEHIFVIDQNITMSLEELMDLE; this is encoded by the exons ATGGCGGCTTCAGTGGATGAAGTTGAAGTGATCATTATCAAACCA GACAAAATGTCAAACAGCTGGACTGGTACATTGAAGATCTGTGCCATGATAGTGTTTGTGTTTGCGTTGTACACTTACctccatatttatataagaggacttataataaaatctaagcaACTTGACCGTATAGGAATGTTG ACAGTGAAGGCGGACAATATGATGGAGCATATTTTTGTTATCGACCAAAACATAACCATGTCTTTGGAAGAGCTGATGGACTTAGAGTGA
- the LOC125065735 gene encoding 28S ribosomal protein S33, mitochondrial, translating into MATNFVKYSQLINNSTKYAQRMKRLSNRIFSEVAIPTNSRSMKVVKIFSARPLHSNEEIIHYYPRHVETHALMLKLREYGLFRDEHQDFKEEMKRLRELRGKVKVWKRKLNQEQKES; encoded by the coding sequence ATGGCGACgaattttgtcaaatattctCAACTTATAAATAACTCAACGAAATACGCACAACGGATGAAAAGGTTATCGAACAGAATATTCAGCGAAGTCGCGATTCCGACCAACTCTAGGTCAATGAAAGTGGTTAAAATTTTCTCAGCCAGGCCACTGCATAGCAACGAGGAGATCATTCACTACTACCCTAGACATGTGGAGACTCACGCATTGATGCTAAAACTGCGCGAATACGGTTTATTCCGCGATGAACATCAAGACTTCAAAGAAGAGATGAAGAGACTTCGAGAGTTGCGTGGCAAGGTTAAAGTTTGGAAAAGAAAACTAAATCAGGAACAAAAAGAGTCTTAG
- the LOC125065957 gene encoding uncharacterized protein LOC125065957, with protein MFFKLLCLYLTINVCIAEEMFASLYKALVANRVTACVQGRDARACAGLVWKQRWVLTQASCVLPYPFASIYVKKGVVDCSQNINTQSSIATGDSCTHHLVAFYKHPMYPEQDLALLQLAWPITSTELIDNRTISGNIINKLDDWLKNINFTEAIQIKTTWGYKRSYHKMYSTPMRMFLVTVVLPSTSFIVLFLFVIFFTGKSRGNKIPYRNLKNNNNKETTYV; from the exons ATGTTTTTCAAACTGTTGTGTCTCTATTTGACGATAAACGTTTGCATCGCCGAGGAAATGTTCGCGAGCCTGTACAAGGCCCTCGTGGCGAACCGTGTGACGGCATGCGTGCAGGGACGCGACGCGCGCGCGTGTGCAGGCCTCGTGTGGAAGCAGCGCTGGGTGCTCACACAGGCTTCCTGTGTTCTCCCTTATCCTTTTGCTTCTATTTACGTGAAGAAAGGGGTTGTCGACTGTAGTCAAA ATATTAATACTCAATCATCGATAGCAACCGGTGACTCATGCACACATCACTTAGTTGCGTTTTACAAGCATCCAATGTACCCGGAGCAGGACCTGGCATTGCTTCAACTGGCCTGGCCGATCACCTCCACAGAGCTTATCGACAATCGTACTATCAGTGGCAATATAATCAATAA GCTGGATGATtggttgaaaaatattaattttactgaaGCTATACAGATCAAAACAACATGGGGTTATAAAAGAAGCTATCATAAAATGTACTCAACACCAATGAGAATGTTTCTGGTGACTGTAGTGTTACCGTCTACTTcctttatagtattatttttgttcgtTATATTCTTTACTGGTAAGAGCAGAGGTAATAAAATTCCATAcagaaatcttaaaaataataacaacaaggAAACTACATATGTATAA